The Mesomycoplasma flocculare ATCC 27399 genome includes a window with the following:
- the upp gene encoding uracil phosphoribosyltransferase, which produces MEIRVDHPLIASEIAKIRQITTLNDFRNSVKKISTLLAFPVLEKLETEEFVSISVLNEKFFGKKITTQVVFTPILRAGFGMLEPFLELVSDAKIAPLWLKRNLDFSVQTYFQNLQNPDADSVAIILDPILATGNSLSAAIEILVQKGFQKIMIATILTVQEGIDKIRQQYPNVTIFYCQKDEKLNKKGYIIPGIGDAGDRFFGA; this is translated from the coding sequence ATAAGAGTTGATCACCCTTTGATTGCAAGTGAAATTGCAAAAATAAGGCAAATAACAACATTAAATGATTTCCGTAATTCTGTTAAGAAAATATCAACATTACTTGCTTTCCCAGTACTAGAAAAATTAGAAACTGAAGAATTTGTGTCAATATCAGTGCTAAATGAGAAATTTTTTGGAAAAAAAATTACAACACAAGTTGTTTTTACCCCGATTTTACGTGCTGGTTTTGGAATGCTTGAGCCGTTTTTAGAGTTAGTTTCTGATGCAAAAATTGCGCCTTTATGGTTAAAACGAAATTTAGACTTTTCAGTTCAGACTTATTTTCAAAATTTACAAAACCCTGATGCCGATTCTGTTGCCATTATTTTAGACCCAATTTTAGCAACTGGAAATTCCTTAAGCGCAGCAATCGAAATTCTTGTGCAAAAAGGGTTCCAAAAAATAATGATTGCCACAATTTTAACAGTTCAAGAAGGGATTGACAAAATTAGGCAACAATATCCAAATGTGACAATATTTTATTGTCAAAAAGATGAAAAATTAAACAAAAAAGGTTATATAATTCCTGGAATTGGTGATGCCGGCGACCGATTCTTTGGTGCTTAA
- a CDS encoding MPN527 family putative ECF transporter permease subunit, giving the protein MSNSIFWRSNLNFKLSVAGILFALSLIFFIFSHNYFSWPLFQNLGLKVDLSTLFFIPIILISGFWIGFCCLLIRFWIGPWLIFNRFGGIDIIYFGHFILFFASCVYIFSFLFFQFLIKKIFINWQRPKTIIVLALILAVLVTSFLMTYLNGILFTPVYLRLYKLTDSFSLLSAIEKWDDISKKLTGGLKLSYWTFIWSVFPIFNLTNFSLESFLALPIYIIVDHFLQKKIKN; this is encoded by the coding sequence ATGTCGAATTCAATTTTTTGGCGTTCTAATTTAAATTTTAAATTATCGGTTGCCGGAATTTTATTTGCGCTTTCTTTAATTTTTTTCATCTTTTCGCATAATTATTTTAGTTGGCCGCTTTTTCAAAATCTTGGTTTAAAAGTTGATCTTTCAACACTTTTTTTTATTCCAATTATCTTAATTTCTGGTTTTTGAATTGGATTTTGTTGTCTTTTAATTCGATTTTGAATTGGCCCTTGACTAATTTTTAACCGTTTTGGTGGAATTGATATCATTTATTTTGGTCATTTTATTTTGTTTTTTGCATCGTGTGTTTATATTTTTAGTTTCTTATTTTTCCAGTTTTTAATTAAAAAAATTTTCATTAATTGACAAAGACCAAAAACAATTATTGTCTTAGCGTTAATTTTGGCTGTATTAGTTACCTCATTTTTAATGACTTATTTAAACGGAATTTTATTCACACCCGTTTATTTAAGGCTGTATAAATTAACAGACTCGTTTTCCTTATTATCAGCGATTGAAAAATGAGACGATATTAGCAAAAAATTAACTGGGGGTTTAAAGCTTTCTTATTGAACTTTTATTTGAAGCGTTTTTCCTATTTTTAATTTAACCAATTTTTCTCTTGAATCATTTTTAGCACTACCAATTTATATAATTGTCGATCATTTTTTACAAAAAAAAATAAAAAATTAA
- the lon gene encoding endopeptidase La yields MAVHSYRFLVASEDVYFQNTPQQTISFSDPESIRILREIYHTSSRTTLTNKELLIVYRKAKENKHETNVYTINSEDTEEDENNDSEKSKLEAQKTAKNQDKKPGVIENNFLPKVYDLDELSKYGSLVKIQSYRAKTRADKSDWQTVILDFTVSEKVQLVELVNDPQNTKVDQIVIRATREIVKNREIHLALVNDLLDLARKTKNFKIPTELLLIVDKFDPSSENGINDYIKGVTNTLSCSVSLNYAQKYQLFSYNSYAAKIKRLYEHVHAFAEQIRLEDEINIILKSNLDRQQTEFILKEKIRAIRKKLGEDSRYEDEIEELLHSDVGKIIFPKEVAKTIKREANKLKSMMATSPESNITKNYLDLLVALPWRRVRKDVLDIKNVREKLEEAHYGLDEIKKRIIEYLAALIHRRSQFEKESHLEKVGSDYVDSNLFLSVKELKNKKNSIPILTLVGPPGTGKTSIAMAIAEAIGKEFVKISLGGIRDEAEIRGHRRTYVGALPGKIIQALKKAGVSNPLILLDEIDKMGSDFKGDPAAAMLEVLDPEQNRFFQDHYLELEYDLSQVLFVATANEIHDIPEPLLDRVETIELSSYTFLEKLQIAKSHLIPAVLKENALESQYFPIDDATIDFLIRYYTREAGVRGLKRVLDKIARKIIVKLLEKTLNDDFRIDTKFVRELLGIEKFDPDSVDSSPQIGTVNGLGYSPLGGSTLQIEVSTIPGRGDIKLTGSLKDVMQESARIALSYVQSKAKDFNIAFDFENNLIHIHVPEGAIPKDGPSAGITFTTAIISALSQKPVSHDIAMTGEITLRGKILAIGGLKEKSLGAYKSGIKKIFIPKANEKNLVDIPEEVKKAINFIPVETYQQIYDFIFK; encoded by the coding sequence ATGGCAGTTCATTCTTACCGCTTTTTAGTTGCATCTGAAGATGTTTATTTTCAAAATACCCCGCAACAAACAATTAGTTTTAGCGACCCAGAATCGATTAGGATTCTTCGAGAAATTTACCATACAAGTTCACGAACAACACTAACTAACAAAGAGCTTTTAATTGTTTATCGTAAAGCAAAAGAAAACAAACACGAAACTAATGTTTATACCATCAATAGCGAAGACACTGAAGAAGATGAAAATAATGATTCAGAAAAAAGCAAACTTGAAGCACAAAAGACAGCTAAAAACCAAGACAAAAAACCTGGTGTAATCGAGAATAATTTTTTACCAAAAGTTTATGACCTTGATGAGCTTTCAAAATATGGATCTTTAGTTAAAATCCAAAGCTATCGGGCAAAAACCCGCGCAGATAAAAGTGATTGGCAAACGGTAATATTAGATTTTACTGTCAGTGAAAAAGTTCAGTTAGTTGAATTAGTTAACGATCCACAAAATACAAAAGTTGACCAAATTGTTATTAGGGCAACAAGAGAAATTGTAAAAAATCGCGAAATTCATCTGGCTTTAGTTAATGATTTGCTTGATCTTGCTCGAAAAACAAAAAATTTTAAAATTCCTACTGAATTACTTTTAATCGTTGATAAATTTGATCCTAGCTCAGAAAATGGCATAAACGATTATATAAAAGGAGTAACAAATACTTTATCTTGCTCTGTTAGTTTAAATTATGCGCAAAAATACCAACTTTTTTCGTATAATTCTTATGCTGCAAAAATAAAAAGACTCTATGAACACGTTCATGCTTTTGCCGAACAAATTCGCCTCGAAGATGAGATTAACATCATTTTAAAATCAAATTTAGACCGTCAACAAACTGAGTTTATCCTTAAAGAAAAAATTAGGGCAATTCGTAAAAAACTTGGCGAAGACTCACGTTATGAAGACGAAATTGAAGAACTTTTGCATTCTGATGTTGGTAAAATAATTTTTCCTAAGGAAGTTGCAAAAACAATCAAGCGTGAAGCTAACAAATTAAAGTCGATGATGGCAACTTCTCCTGAGTCAAATATTACCAAAAATTACCTTGATTTATTAGTTGCTTTGCCATGAAGACGTGTAAGAAAAGATGTTCTTGATATTAAAAATGTGCGCGAAAAACTTGAAGAAGCCCATTATGGCCTTGACGAGATTAAAAAGCGAATTATCGAATATCTAGCCGCCTTAATTCATCGCCGTTCCCAATTTGAAAAGGAGTCTCATCTTGAAAAAGTTGGTAGCGATTATGTTGATTCTAACTTATTTTTAAGTGTAAAAGAGTTAAAAAACAAAAAAAATTCAATTCCAATTCTTACTTTAGTAGGCCCACCAGGAACCGGAAAAACTTCAATTGCAATGGCAATTGCTGAAGCAATTGGTAAAGAATTTGTAAAAATTTCGCTCGGCGGTATTCGCGATGAAGCAGAGATTCGCGGTCATCGCCGCACTTACGTAGGCGCACTTCCAGGAAAAATTATTCAAGCACTTAAAAAAGCCGGAGTTTCAAACCCGCTAATTTTACTAGATGAAATCGATAAAATGGGTTCTGATTTTAAAGGCGATCCTGCAGCGGCGATGCTTGAAGTGCTTGATCCTGAACAAAACCGTTTTTTTCAGGATCATTACCTTGAACTTGAATATGATTTATCACAAGTATTATTTGTTGCGACCGCAAACGAAATTCATGATATTCCTGAGCCTTTACTTGATCGGGTTGAAACAATCGAGTTATCTTCTTATACATTTTTAGAAAAATTACAAATAGCCAAATCGCACTTAATTCCGGCGGTTTTAAAAGAAAATGCCCTTGAAAGTCAGTATTTTCCAATTGATGATGCTACAATAGACTTTTTAATCCGTTATTATACTCGCGAAGCTGGAGTTCGCGGACTAAAACGGGTATTGGATAAAATCGCGCGCAAAATAATTGTGAAACTGCTCGAAAAAACACTAAATGATGATTTTAGAATTGATACAAAATTCGTGCGCGAACTTTTAGGAATTGAAAAATTTGATCCTGATTCTGTTGATTCTAGCCCACAAATTGGAACTGTGAATGGTCTAGGATACTCACCTCTTGGGGGGTCAACACTCCAAATCGAAGTTAGCACAATCCCCGGGCGTGGGGATATTAAACTAACAGGCTCATTAAAAGATGTGATGCAAGAATCAGCAAGAATTGCACTTTCTTATGTTCAGTCAAAAGCAAAAGATTTTAACATTGCATTTGATTTTGAAAACAATTTAATTCACATCCATGTTCCAGAAGGGGCAATTCCAAAAGATGGACCTTCGGCAGGAATAACTTTTACAACCGCAATTATTTCTGCTTTGTCACAAAAACCAGTCTCGCATGATATTGCAATGACAGGGGAAATCACTTTACGAGGAAAAATTCTAGCAATTGGCGGTCTTAAAGAAAAATCACTTGGTGCTTATAAAAGCGGAATAAAAAAAATTTTTATTCCAAAAGCAAACGAGAAAAATTTGGTTGATATCCCCGAGGAAGTCAAAAAAGCGATTAATTTTATTCCGGTTGAGACTTATCAACAAATTTATGATTTTATTTTTAAATAG
- the tuf gene encoding elongation factor Tu: MAVVKTTGKKDFDRSKEHINIGTIGHVDHGKTTLTAAISTVLAKKGLAEAKDYASIDAAPEEKARGITINTAHIEYSTDKRHYAHVDCPGHADYIKNMITGAAQMDGAILVVAATDGPMPQTREHILLSKQVGVPKMVVFLNKIDLLEGEDEMVDLVEVEIRELLSSYDFDGDNTPIIRGSARGALEGKPEWEAKVLELMDAVDSYIDSPVREMDKPFLMAVEDVFTITGRGTVATGKVERGQVKLNEEVEIVGYRQEPKKTVITGIEMFNKNLQSAMAGDNAGVLLRGVDRKDIERGQVIAKPKTIIPHTKFKAAIYALKKEEGGRHTPFFKNYKPQFYFRTTDVTGGIEFEPGREMVIPGDNVDLTVELIAPIAVEQGTKFSIREGGRTVGAGTVTEIIK; the protein is encoded by the coding sequence ATGGCAGTTGTTAAAACGACAGGAAAAAAAGATTTCGATCGTTCAAAAGAGCATATTAATATAGGGACAATTGGTCATGTTGATCATGGAAAAACAACGTTAACTGCGGCAATTTCAACCGTTTTGGCAAAAAAAGGGCTTGCAGAAGCCAAGGATTATGCCTCAATTGATGCAGCTCCTGAAGAAAAAGCGCGAGGAATTACAATTAATACCGCCCATATTGAATATAGCACCGACAAACGTCATTATGCTCACGTTGATTGCCCAGGTCATGCCGATTATATCAAAAATATGATTACCGGGGCTGCACAAATGGATGGAGCAATTTTAGTAGTTGCCGCAACTGATGGGCCAATGCCACAAACTCGCGAGCATATCCTACTTTCAAAACAGGTAGGAGTGCCAAAAATGGTTGTTTTCCTTAACAAAATTGACTTACTCGAAGGTGAGGACGAAATGGTTGATCTTGTTGAAGTTGAAATCAGAGAATTGCTTTCTTCATACGATTTTGACGGTGATAATACGCCAATTATCCGTGGTTCTGCTCGTGGTGCTTTAGAAGGGAAACCTGAATGAGAAGCTAAAGTTTTAGAACTAATGGATGCTGTTGATTCTTATATTGACTCGCCTGTACGTGAAATGGACAAACCTTTTTTAATGGCTGTCGAAGATGTTTTTACAATCACAGGGCGGGGTACAGTTGCAACAGGAAAAGTTGAAAGAGGTCAAGTTAAACTAAATGAAGAAGTTGAAATTGTTGGTTATCGCCAAGAACCGAAAAAAACTGTTATAACCGGAATAGAGATGTTTAACAAAAACCTCCAAAGCGCAATGGCAGGAGATAATGCGGGAGTGCTTCTTCGTGGAGTCGATCGAAAAGATATTGAACGCGGGCAAGTAATTGCAAAGCCAAAAACAATCATCCCTCACACTAAATTCAAGGCAGCAATTTATGCGCTCAAAAAAGAAGAAGGCGGAAGACATACACCTTTTTTCAAAAACTACAAACCACAATTTTATTTCCGTACTACTGACGTAACTGGCGGAATTGAATTCGAACCAGGGCGTGAAATGGTAATCCCAGGGGATAATGTCGATCTTACAGTTGAACTTATAGCTCCAATTGCCGTTGAACAAGGAACCAAATTCTCAATTCGTGAAGGCGGAAGAACTGTTGGTGCTGGAACGGTTACTGAAATTATTAAATAA